A single Rhipicephalus microplus isolate Deutch F79 unplaced genomic scaffold, USDA_Rmic scaffold_72, whole genome shotgun sequence DNA region contains:
- the LOC119174169 gene encoding acylamino-acid-releasing enzyme-like isoform X2 yields the protein MQGQLPRKRMSTVLRLQGIESLDVSNIVSLYREIARVPEARDAFVHLGQDGQSLTVHTLWEVRDVEQGEQALFCRHHLGLLDDENKLSFQAIGHPQECSSEILTAFSQSGCHKAVLRKVTKKGETKQMMEFWDQNMRLDSVDLEAVNAHGKVHESGTFSSFSWSNSENQLLYIAEKKQPKRASYFCRTEQEVEKGTQFLHRDNWGECHKEHCQPVVCTINVYSSAINVLDNMPEKISPGQAVWAPEDVGIVFVGWEGDPWKLGLVYTNNRRSRLYFYEFETDSYATIGDTNKSICSPRISPDGNSLVYLQSEVGGPHFQACQLVKCSWETKQTLVIIDRISTPVGNEFPGLYLNALPQNCFIGDGSTVVLSTCWHSKWEVIGVNLNFGTITKLSKDETVGCWQVLTVKENFIVACISALNSTPHVVVGALTETNDVKVWTPIEPDDNKVSGISWYILQFSPPDESNMIFEATLVTPKNENDLPLIVWPHGGPHSSFHAGFQLYPVLFVKCGFAVLLVNYRGSRGFGEDNLKSLVGKIGQQDVFDVQCAAEVAAQRDEINPDKTIIFGGSHGGFLACHAIGQFPSFYRACAVRNPVVDLSSMDGTDIPDWRCVESAVIQDYSTNCVLEPKHLEQMWNKSPMKFIKNVRVPTLFLLGKNDRRVPMTQGIKFYKTLLAQGVSSQMYIYDDNHALSKVNVEADVFVNIVLWFKRFMN from the exons GTGAGCAACATTGTGAGCCTGTACCGGGAGATTGCACGCGTGCCGGAGGCACGTGATGCATTTGTGCATCTGGGCCAGGACGGTCAGTCTTTGACTGTGCACACTCTGTGGGAAGTGCGCGATGTGGAACAAGGGGAACAGGCCCTCTTCTGTCGCCACCACCTGGGTCTGTTGGATGATGAGAACAAGCTCAGCTTCCAGGCCATTGGCCATCCCCAGGAATGTTCGTCGGA aatcCTTACAGCATTTTCTCAGTCTGGGTGCCACAAGGCAGTCCTGAGGAAAGTCACTAAGAAAGGAGAAACCAAACAGATGATGGAG TTTTGGGACCAGAACATGAGGTTGGACTCGGTCGACCTGGAGGCCGTGAATGCTCATGGCAAGGTCCATGAAAGTG GAACATTCAGCAGCTTCTCGTGGTCTAACAGCGAGAACCAGCTGCTCTACATCGCTGAGAAAAAGCAGCCTAAGCGAGCCTCCTACTTCTGCCGCACTGAACAAGAAGTTGAAAAG ggtaCGCAGTTCTTGCACAGAGACAACTGGGGCGAGTGCCACAAGGAACACTGCCAGCCCGTGGTGTGCACCATCAATGTGTACAGCAGCGCCATCAATGTGCTCGACAACATGCCCGAGAAAATCTCACCGGGACAGGCTGTGTGGGCTCCCGAGGACGTGGGAATTGTCTTTGTTGGCTGGGAAGGAGATCCATGGAAGCTGGGGCTGGTCTACACGAACAACCGCAG atCCCGCCTGTATTTCTACGAGTTCGAGACAGACAGTTATG CCACCATTGGCGACACAAACAAGAGCATCTGCTCGCCACGGATTAGCCCGGATGGAAATTCTCTTGTTTACCTGCAGTCGGAGGTTGGAGGTCCCCACTTTCAAGCCTGCCAGCTGGTCAAG TGCTCTTGGGAGACTAAGCAGACGTTAGTTATAATCGACAGGATCAGCACGCCAGTAG GCAATGAGTTCCCTGGCCTCTACCTGAATGCACTGCCACAGAATTGCTTCATTGGTGACGGAAGTACTGTCGTACTTTCCACTTGCTGGCACAGCAAATGG GAGGTTATCGGAGTCAACCTCAATTTTGGCACTATCACGAAGCTCAGCAAGG ATGAAACCGTAGGCTGCTGGCAAGTTCTGACAGTCAAAGAGAACTTCATTGTCGCCTGCATTTCAGCTCTCAATTCAACACCTCATGTG GTTGTAGGCGCGCTTACGGAAACAAATGACGTGAAAGTGTGGACACCCATCGAGCCTGACGACAACAAGGTGTCCGGCATCAGCTGGTACATCCTGCAGTTCTCGCCGCCCGATGAGTCAA ATATGATCTTCGAAGCCACGCTAGTGACACCAAAGAATGAGAATGATCTCCCACTCATCGTTTGGCCACAtg GTGGCCCTCACAGCTCCTTCCATGCTGGTTTCCAGCTGTACCCCGTCCTCTTTGTCAAGTGTGGATTTGCTGTGCTTCTTG TGAATTACAGAGGTTCCAGGGGATTTGGGGAGGACAATCTCAAATCACTGGTGGGGAAGATTGGCCAGCAAGACGTATTTGATGTTCAG TGTGCAGCCGAAGTCGCAGCTCAGCGAGATGAAATCAACCCAGACAAGACGATTATATTTGGTGGCTCTCATGGAGGCTTTTTGGCTTGCCATGCTATTGGCCAGTTTCCG agcTTCTATCGCGCATGTGCAGTTCGGAACCCTGTCGTGGATCTTTCAT CCATGGATGGAACTGACATTCCTGACTG GCGTTGCGTGGAGAGTGCCGTGATCCAAGACTACTCGACAAACTGCGTGCTAGAGCCCAAGCATCTGGAGCAGATGTGGAACAAGTCGCCCATGAAATTTATCAAGAAC GTGCGTGTGCCAACTTTGTTCTTGCTGGGCAAAAACGACAGACGGGTGCCGATGACACAAGGCATCAAGTTCTACAAGACACTTCTCgcccagggagtcagttcaca GATGTACATCTATGACGACAACCACGCGTTATCCAAAGTCAACGTTGAAGCGGACGTGTTTGTCAACATTGTCCTTTGGTTCAAGAGATTCATGAACTGA
- the LOC119174169 gene encoding acylamino-acid-releasing enzyme-like isoform X3 — protein sequence MDVSNIVSLYREIARVPEARDAFVHLGQDGQSLTVHTLWEVRDVEQGEQALFCRHHLGLLDDENKLSFQAIGHPQECSSEILTAFSQSGCHKAVLRKVTKKGETKQMMEFWDQNMRLDSVDLEAVNAHGKVHESGTFSSFSWSNSENQLLYIAEKKQPKRASYFCRTEQEVEKGTQFLHRDNWGECHKEHCQPVVCTINVYSSAINVLDNMPEKISPGQAVWAPEDVGIVFVGWEGDPWKLGLVYTNNRRSRLYFYEFETDSYATIGDTNKSICSPRISPDGNSLVYLQSEVGGPHFQACQLVKCSWETKQTLVIIDRISTPVGNEFPGLYLNALPQNCFIGDGSTVVLSTCWHSKWEVIGVNLNFGTITKLSKDETVGCWQVLTVKENFIVACISALNSTPHVVVGALTETNDVKVWTPIEPDDNKVSGISWYILQFSPPDESNMIFEATLVTPKNENDLPLIVWPHGGPHSSFHAGFQLYPVLFVKCGFAVLLVNYRGSRGFGEDNLKSLVGKIGQQDVFDVQCAAEVAAQRDEINPDKTIIFGGSHGGFLACHAIGQFPSFYRACAVRNPVVDLSSMDGTDIPDWRCVESAVIQDYSTNCVLEPKHLEQMWNKSPMKFIKNVRVPTLFLLGKNDRRVPMTQGIKFYKTLLAQGVSSQMYIYDDNHALSKVNVEADVFVNIVLWFKRFMN from the exons GTGAGCAACATTGTGAGCCTGTACCGGGAGATTGCACGCGTGCCGGAGGCACGTGATGCATTTGTGCATCTGGGCCAGGACGGTCAGTCTTTGACTGTGCACACTCTGTGGGAAGTGCGCGATGTGGAACAAGGGGAACAGGCCCTCTTCTGTCGCCACCACCTGGGTCTGTTGGATGATGAGAACAAGCTCAGCTTCCAGGCCATTGGCCATCCCCAGGAATGTTCGTCGGA aatcCTTACAGCATTTTCTCAGTCTGGGTGCCACAAGGCAGTCCTGAGGAAAGTCACTAAGAAAGGAGAAACCAAACAGATGATGGAG TTTTGGGACCAGAACATGAGGTTGGACTCGGTCGACCTGGAGGCCGTGAATGCTCATGGCAAGGTCCATGAAAGTG GAACATTCAGCAGCTTCTCGTGGTCTAACAGCGAGAACCAGCTGCTCTACATCGCTGAGAAAAAGCAGCCTAAGCGAGCCTCCTACTTCTGCCGCACTGAACAAGAAGTTGAAAAG ggtaCGCAGTTCTTGCACAGAGACAACTGGGGCGAGTGCCACAAGGAACACTGCCAGCCCGTGGTGTGCACCATCAATGTGTACAGCAGCGCCATCAATGTGCTCGACAACATGCCCGAGAAAATCTCACCGGGACAGGCTGTGTGGGCTCCCGAGGACGTGGGAATTGTCTTTGTTGGCTGGGAAGGAGATCCATGGAAGCTGGGGCTGGTCTACACGAACAACCGCAG atCCCGCCTGTATTTCTACGAGTTCGAGACAGACAGTTATG CCACCATTGGCGACACAAACAAGAGCATCTGCTCGCCACGGATTAGCCCGGATGGAAATTCTCTTGTTTACCTGCAGTCGGAGGTTGGAGGTCCCCACTTTCAAGCCTGCCAGCTGGTCAAG TGCTCTTGGGAGACTAAGCAGACGTTAGTTATAATCGACAGGATCAGCACGCCAGTAG GCAATGAGTTCCCTGGCCTCTACCTGAATGCACTGCCACAGAATTGCTTCATTGGTGACGGAAGTACTGTCGTACTTTCCACTTGCTGGCACAGCAAATGG GAGGTTATCGGAGTCAACCTCAATTTTGGCACTATCACGAAGCTCAGCAAGG ATGAAACCGTAGGCTGCTGGCAAGTTCTGACAGTCAAAGAGAACTTCATTGTCGCCTGCATTTCAGCTCTCAATTCAACACCTCATGTG GTTGTAGGCGCGCTTACGGAAACAAATGACGTGAAAGTGTGGACACCCATCGAGCCTGACGACAACAAGGTGTCCGGCATCAGCTGGTACATCCTGCAGTTCTCGCCGCCCGATGAGTCAA ATATGATCTTCGAAGCCACGCTAGTGACACCAAAGAATGAGAATGATCTCCCACTCATCGTTTGGCCACAtg GTGGCCCTCACAGCTCCTTCCATGCTGGTTTCCAGCTGTACCCCGTCCTCTTTGTCAAGTGTGGATTTGCTGTGCTTCTTG TGAATTACAGAGGTTCCAGGGGATTTGGGGAGGACAATCTCAAATCACTGGTGGGGAAGATTGGCCAGCAAGACGTATTTGATGTTCAG TGTGCAGCCGAAGTCGCAGCTCAGCGAGATGAAATCAACCCAGACAAGACGATTATATTTGGTGGCTCTCATGGAGGCTTTTTGGCTTGCCATGCTATTGGCCAGTTTCCG agcTTCTATCGCGCATGTGCAGTTCGGAACCCTGTCGTGGATCTTTCAT CCATGGATGGAACTGACATTCCTGACTG GCGTTGCGTGGAGAGTGCCGTGATCCAAGACTACTCGACAAACTGCGTGCTAGAGCCCAAGCATCTGGAGCAGATGTGGAACAAGTCGCCCATGAAATTTATCAAGAAC GTGCGTGTGCCAACTTTGTTCTTGCTGGGCAAAAACGACAGACGGGTGCCGATGACACAAGGCATCAAGTTCTACAAGACACTTCTCgcccagggagtcagttcaca GATGTACATCTATGACGACAACCACGCGTTATCCAAAGTCAACGTTGAAGCGGACGTGTTTGTCAACATTGTCCTTTGGTTCAAGAGATTCATGAACTGA